CAGCACGAAGTTGAGCGCCAGCAGCAGGCCTCCGCCGGCGTAGCCGTAGGCCCAGCCCCGCGTCGAGACCCGGTCGCGCTCGGACTCGTCGGAGATCAGCGGGAGGATGGCGTCGTTGAACACCGCCGACGCGCCGAAGCACAGGTTGGCCAGGACGAACGTGATGGCGCCGAGCTGCCAGTTGTCGCCGGTCATGAAGAACAGCAGCGCCGCGAAGAACGACCCGGTCCAGGCGAAGCCGGCGAGCATGTCCTTCTTGCGCGCCGTCCGGTCCGCGACGGCGCCGAGCAGCGGCAGCACGAGCGCCGAGATCAGCGTGGAGAAGGTGATGACGTAGGCCGGGAGGGCGCCGGGCGCCACGGCGATGCCCAGCACCGAGACCCGATCGTCGACCGCGGCCTCCTCGGCGATGGCGATGAGGTAGGGCCCGAAGAGGACGCCGGCGATCGTGGTGGCGAAGGCGCTGTTGGCCCAGTCGTAGAAGTACCAGGCCTTCTGCTCCTGGGCCCGCACCAGCGGCCTCAGGTCGGCGATGCCACCGTCGACGTCACTCATGCCTCATCCTTCACCGGAGGGTTCCACTGCCCGCGGGCGCGGAGCACGTCCCTGAGTATGTCCGTGCGATCGGTCATGAGGCCGTCGACACCACGGTCGAGGAGGACGTTCATCTCGGCCGGGTCGTCGATGGTCCACACGTGCACCTCCACGCCGGCGGCGTGCGCGCGTCGTACGAGCCCTCGGGTGACCACGACGAGCCGGCCACGCCGGTGCGGCACCTGCAGGGCGACCGGTCGGCCGCGGGTCAGCAGGCGCGCGAGCCGGCCGCTGGGGGAGAGCACGAAGGCGACCACCTCCAGCGGGTGCGCCGAGGTGGCGACGCGTCCGCGCGTGCGCCGCCGGAACGCCGCCATCCGCCGCCCGGAGAACGACCCGATCAGCACGCGGTCCCATGCCCGGCGCTCCTCGATGAACCGCGCGAGCGCCTCGACGGCTCCCTCGGACTTGAGGTCGATGTTGAAGCGGGCCTCCGGGAACGCCTCGAACAGCTCCGCGAGCGTCGGCACCCGCTCCCGCCCGCCGATGAGCGCCTGCTGGACCTCGGCCCAGGTGCTCTCGGAGATGGTGCCCGTGCGGTCGGTGACGCGGTCCAGGACCGTGTCGTGGAAGGCGAGCAGGACGCCGTCACTGGTGACGTGCACGTCGGTCTCGAGGTAGGTGTAGCCGAGCGCCACCGCGTGGGTGAAGGCCGCCAGCGTGTTCTCCAGCCCCTCGATCTCGGGGTGGTAGGCCCCACCGCGGTGTGCGAAGGCGAGCGGGTGCGGCGAGTCGAGGTAGGCCGACGAGGCCGGAGTCGGCGAGGGGAGTGGCGCGGTCACGGCATGAGTATGCGGGTGAGGAGTACGGTCAGGGGATGGAGAGCATGACCTGTCCCCGCTGCGGCGTCGAGATGCAGGAGCGAGACCTCGGCCAGGCCACCGTCCGCCAGTGCCCGGAGGGCCACGGCGTCTTCCTCGACCGCGCCGACCTCGGCCTCCTGGTCGAGGCCGAGACCGACTGGCACCGCAACGCCGGCCAGCACACCGCGCCCATGCCCCGCATCACCGCCGACATGACCGCCCCGCCCGCCGCCGGCAAGGTCTCCCGCGCGTGGGTGGAGACGCTGTTCAACTAGCTCGCTCCGCTCGCGGTGTCCGCGGCGCTGGAAGCCCGCTCGTTCGTCGTCGCGGGCGCGCCGCGGACGCTCCCTCGGGTCAGCCGTGCTCGAGCAGTGCCCCCGAGAGGTCCGCGCGTCCCAAACTTCAGATGTCTCTGAAGGTCTCGATGTTGGCGCCGAGCTCGTTGAGGCGCTCGGCGAGGTCCTCGTAGCCGCGGTGGATGACGTACGTCGAGCGCAGCACGCTGCGGCCCTTGGAGGCCAGCATCGCGAGCAGGATCACCACGGCCGGGCGCAGCGCCGGCGGGCAGACGATCTCCGCGCCGGAGAAGTGCGTCGGTCCCTCGACGAGCACCCGGTGGGGGTCGAGGAGCTTGACCTGGGCGCCGAGCTTGTTGAGCTCGGTGAGGTAGATGGCGCGGTTCTCGTAGACCCAGTCGTGCAGCAGCGTCTGCCCCTCGGCGACCGCGGCGATGACGGCGAAGAACGGCAGGTTGTCGATGTTGAGGCCGGGGAACGGCATCGGGTGGATCTTGTCGAGCGGCGCCCGCAGCTCGGAGGCGTGGGTGGTGATGTCGACCAGGCGGGTCTCGCCGTTGAGCGCGACGTACTCCTCGGAGCGGTCGTAGCGGAAGCCCATCTCCTCGAGCGTCGCGAGCTCGATCTCGAGGAACTCGATCGGCACCCGGTGGATGGTGATCGAGGACTTCGTGACGATCGCCGCCGCGAGCAGCGACATGGCCTCGATCGGGTCCTCGGAGGGGGCGTAGTCGACGTCGACGTCGATGGACGCCTTGCCGGTCACCCGCAGCGTCGTGGTGCCCACGCCCTCGACCTCGACGCCGAGCTTGCGGAGGTAGAAGCACAGGTCCTGGACCATGTAGTTGGACGAGGCGTTGCGGATGACGGTCGTGCCCGGGTGGAGCGCGGCGGCCATGAGCGCGTTCTCGGTCACGGTGTCGCCGCGCTCGGTCAGCACGATCGGGCGCTCGGGCTCGAGGGCGCGGTTGACGCTCGCGTGGTAGGCGCCGTCGGTGGCCTTCACCTCGAGGCCGAATGGGCGCAGGGCGGCCATGTGGGGCTCGACCGTGCGCGTGCCGAGGTTGCAGCCACCGGCGTAGGGCAGCTCGAACTCGTCGACGCGGTGGAGCAGGGGACCGAGGAACATGATGACCGAGCGGGTGCGCCGCGCGGCGCCCTCGTCGATCTGGGACAGGTCGAGCTCGGCGGGCGGGATGATCTCGAGGTCGTTGTCCTCGCCCACCCACCGGGTGACCACGCCGAGGGAGTTGAGCACCTCGAGCAGCCGGTTGACCTCCTCGATGCGGGCGACCTTGCGCAGCGTCGTACGTCCCTTGTTGAGCAGGGACGCGCACAGCAGTGCGACGCCGGCGTTCTTGGACGTCTTCACCGTGATGGAGCCGGAGAGCGTGGTCGGGCCGTCGACGCGCAGGTGCGTCGGGCCGGCGCCGAGGGCCACGATCTCGGAGTCGAGGGCGGAGCCGATGCGGGCGAGCATCTCGAGCGAGAGGTTCTGGTGGCCCTTCTCGATGCGGTTGATGGCACTCTGGCTGGTGCCGAGCAGGTCGGCCAGCTGGTGCTGGGTGAGTCCCCGGTGCTTGCGGGCGTCGCGGATCAGGTTGCCGATGCGACCCTTGTAGTCAGCCATGTGCACCACGGTATCTCAGATATGAGATAACGCCAGTCGGCACGCGCCGGGGCAGTTCGCGTCGGGACGCCCGCAGGAGGGGACGGGTGTGGGCTGCCTCGTGGCAGTATCGCGACCATGCGCGCAACCACCATCCACGCCCCCGGCGACATCCGTTTCGAGGAGGTCCCGGACCCCACGATCGAGGAGCCCACCGACGCCATCATCAAGGTGGTCGCCGGCTGCATCTGCGGCTCGGACCTGTGGCCCTACCGCGGTGAGAACGACGTCGACCCGGGGACGACCATCGGCCACGAGTGCGTGGGCGTGGTGGA
This genomic stretch from Nocardioides renjunii harbors:
- a CDS encoding TFIIB-type zinc ribbon-containing protein codes for the protein MTCPRCGVEMQERDLGQATVRQCPEGHGVFLDRADLGLLVEAETDWHRNAGQHTAPMPRITADMTAPPAAGKVSRAWVETLFN
- a CDS encoding glycerophosphodiester phosphodiesterase gives rise to the protein MTAPLPSPTPASSAYLDSPHPLAFAHRGGAYHPEIEGLENTLAAFTHAVALGYTYLETDVHVTSDGVLLAFHDTVLDRVTDRTGTISESTWAEVQQALIGGRERVPTLAELFEAFPEARFNIDLKSEGAVEALARFIEERRAWDRVLIGSFSGRRMAAFRRRTRGRVATSAHPLEVVAFVLSPSGRLARLLTRGRPVALQVPHRRGRLVVVTRGLVRRAHAAGVEVHVWTIDDPAEMNVLLDRGVDGLMTDRTDILRDVLRARGQWNPPVKDEA
- a CDS encoding helix-turn-helix domain-containing protein — protein: MADYKGRIGNLIRDARKHRGLTQHQLADLLGTSQSAINRIEKGHQNLSLEMLARIGSALDSEIVALGAGPTHLRVDGPTTLSGSITVKTSKNAGVALLCASLLNKGRTTLRKVARIEEVNRLLEVLNSLGVVTRWVGEDNDLEIIPPAELDLSQIDEGAARRTRSVIMFLGPLLHRVDEFELPYAGGCNLGTRTVEPHMAALRPFGLEVKATDGAYHASVNRALEPERPIVLTERGDTVTENALMAAALHPGTTVIRNASSNYMVQDLCFYLRKLGVEVEGVGTTTLRVTGKASIDVDVDYAPSEDPIEAMSLLAAAIVTKSSITIHRVPIEFLEIELATLEEMGFRYDRSEEYVALNGETRLVDITTHASELRAPLDKIHPMPFPGLNIDNLPFFAVIAAVAEGQTLLHDWVYENRAIYLTELNKLGAQVKLLDPHRVLVEGPTHFSGAEIVCPPALRPAVVILLAMLASKGRSVLRSTYVIHRGYEDLAERLNELGANIETFRDI